ATCGTTTAGTTCTTGATTCGAGAAATGGAGTTATGAGTCGCGAATAAAATATCTCTATTTTACCGGGACCGGAATCAAGCTCTGCCCCTGGTTTAGGCTTAATATTTTTAAGAAGACGAAAGGCCAGCCATGGCACGATGGTAAGAGCGCAAATCGTCGAAAAAACAACGGTAAGCGGCACATTAGCCGCCATGGGAGCCATATACGGCCCCATCATTCCCGTGATGAAGAATAGCGGAACAAATGAAACAATAATCGCCAAAGTGGACATTATGACAGGGGGCAGGACTTCCGAAACGGCATCAAGAGTTGCCTCTGCCGCCTTCTTTTTTTTCATGAGAATATGACGTTGGATGTTATCCACATTAGTAATTGGATCATCCACAACCAGCCCAAGCGATAATATAAGAGCAAAAAGAGTTACCCTGTTAATGGTATAACCCAGCAGATAATTCACAAAAAGTGCCAGAGAAAAACTAACGGGAACAGCCAGCGCAACTATGGATGCCTCACGCCACCCCAAGGTGAAAGCGAGTAAGAGAACAACCGTAAGCACCGCAAAACCAAGGGAATTCAGCAAATCACTAACTTTAGCATCTGCAGTTTTTCCGTAGTCTCGAGAGACCTCCACTTCTATTCCAGCGGGGAGCACGGTAGTCTTTAGCTGGTCAAGACGAGCAAGAACTGCTTCGGCGACCTTAACTGCGTTCGTTCCTTTTTTCTTGGAAAGAGCAATGGTCACAGCAGGACGAGAAACTTCTTCGGAAGGTTGTCCCGTTCTAGTTAAGTAGAGCCGCGAAAACCCTATCCGTGAATAAGCAGAGGGTTCTTCAGGACCATCTACCACCACTGCGACGTCACGCATATAGACCGGCTTGGAATCAAAAACACCTACAATCAGGTTTTCCACATCGGCGGCAGATTCCAAGAAAGAATTAGCAGAGATTGTAATCTCTTTATTGCCGGACAGCACAGTACCCGCCACGGCAGACTGATCAGCTCCATCAAGCGCCTTAACTATATTCATGGGAGACACGCTGAGTCCGGCCATACGCTCCGGCAGCAGTTCTACCCGAATCTCGCGGGATCTTCCCGAAACGAGGGAAACACGCGATAGATTCTCCACTTCTGCAAGACGTGAGGAAAGCTCTTCCGCCACGCGCCGCAGTTCAAAATCAGAAATTTCAGGATGACCAGCCGATGGATAAAGGGTGAGAGCAACTATCGGTACATCATCAATTTCAACGGGCTTAACGGCCCATCCGGTCACAATTCCCGGCACTTTTTCAGTATTTTTTGTAATGGCATTATGAAGCTTGATCAGTGATTTTTCACGATTTTCGCCCACGAAGAATCTGACCGTAACCATGGCAGTGTCACGGTAGGAAACGGAATAAACATACTCAACGCCGTCAATTTGCCACAAAGCTCGTTCAAGAGGAGTAGTTATAAGTTTTTCAACTTCCTCAACTCCCGCACCGGGAGCCTGAACCACAATGTCCGCCATAGGTACAACGATCTGCGGTTCTTCCTCTCTTGGAGTAAGTTGGATCGCGGCTACACCGAGCAAAAGAGAGGCAATCACTAAAATAATTGTCAATTTAGAGTGCAGAAAAAATCTTACAGCGGAAGAGATCAGCCCTTTAGACTTTTCGTCTAGCGTACTCATTTCAGCTCTCCGGTTGGTTCCAGAGCTGTCATGCCGACAGTCTCATTACCTCGCAGACCGGACATAATTTCAATATTTTTACCGTAAGTCAGACCTGTCTGAACATATACAGGCTCCCAAATTTCGCTGGTATTGAGCAAAACAGTCTCAAGCTGGCCCACTCTGGAAACAGCGCGTTCAGGCACAACTACTATTTCCTTTTCTCTGATAGGAACAAGTAATCTGCCGAACATTCCGGGGTATAAACCGGGCAATTGCTCAAGTCCCACCTTAACTAAGAAAGTCCGTGTTGATGGGTCCGCAGACGGCACAACTTCTTCAACAATGCCTTCACATCTCTCATTTAGAGCACCTATTTCCACAGACAACTTTACACCGGGCCGAACCTTTCCAATGACACCTTCACGGACTAAAGCTTCGAGCCTGAGAGATCCACTTGTCTGAATAAGCATGAGACTCTTACCGGGAAAAGCGATATCGCCCGGTTCTACCTTGCGTCTGGCGACTTCTCCATCAGTGTGAGCTAAAATTTTTGTGTAGCCGAGGTTAATTCGTGCTTCCTCAACGCCCTTAAGTGCTTGCTTTACTTTAGCAGATGCGGCGGTAAAACCATCATCAGCCTGCGCTAGGTAGGCTTTGGCCTGTAAATAGTCTGACTCCATGCGATCAAGTTCATCAAGTGTAGCCACCTTATCTTCATGCAGGATTTTGATTCGCTTCCATGTTGAAGTAGCTTTGGAAGATGCCGCACGCGCTGCGTTAATGGATTCTGCAGCCTGCCTACGCAAAGCTTCAGCAGATTTTAGTCCCTGCTCTGCACTTTCAAGACGGGTTTGAAAGCCTCGACTATCAAGTACTATAAGTTCGTCATCCTTACTTACTTTATCCCCTGCGCGGACAAGAACTTTCAGCACTTTTCCGGTGACTTGCGATTCAATATTTGTTTCGGTTTTCGGACGAACGGTACCAACAGCCTCATACATAACAGGTACGGTGACGAGCTGCGCCTGCACAGTCAAAGCGGGGTCTTCCGTCGACCTTGTCGGAACGATTCTCCCCTGCTGAATCACGCCTGAACTAAAAGCACCTGCCAGCCATAAAACCAGCAAGGTAAGTCCCACTCCGCAACCGGCAACCAACAAACATCTTTTTTGCATTCTAAGTCTCCGAAACAGCAAAATCGCAAATAAAAAAGGAGAAAGCCTTAAACGACTTTCTCCTAATTAATCTCAATTTATAGTTATACTTTTTTTTCTTTAATCAGAGTCAAAAGCATTTTAAATCTCTCATTGGACTTAAGTCCATGAGCAATGTTAGCAGGCATTACAATTGATTCACCCGCTCTAACTGTGAACACCTCATCTCCAATCGTGATTTCAGCTGCCCCATCAAGCACCTGAACCATTGCGTCACCCGGAGTAGTATGAGTGCTGATACCTTCACCCACATCAAAAGCAAATAGAGTAAGGGTCACTGTTTTATGCTGAGACAATGTTCTACTCACAACCTGCCCTTCTTGATATGTAACAAGATCAACTAGGCTTACAACTTTTCCATGATCAATATTCTTAATAATCACAGGATTTGGAACTTTTTTGAGGAAGTTTGGATCAGCCATGATTGCTCCTTTTTATATTCAACTTTAATTACTGAAATAAGAGAACTGTTGCTCTCGTAATTTCATGATACACCTTTTTCAAAACATAGAAAACAAAACAAAGATATTATACAAAGTATTCTGAGCCATTAATTGTGAAGATTTAAAGTTTTGACCTATCTTGCTTTACCGTTTGCTTCAAAGACTTTGCATACCCACAAAAACTAACATATTACCAAACATACTATCTAACCCACTGGGGAAATGATTCCCTGAGTCAATAGAACAACCAAATTGCAACATTTAATATGATATAAGTCAGAACAGCAGCAAATATAAATGGAGAGCACATTATGAATCAGGAAGAATATCGAGAAAAACGGCACGCAAGGCAGTTGCCACGATTAAAAGTATTCATGGACGTTGTCTTTGCTATTTTACTTTGGCAAATTTTTATGATGCTGCCTGATATAAAGAATTATCCTGAAGTGAAGACTGTCTGGGAACTTTTGACCATAGATTTAGACGACTTAGCTACATTCGTAATAGGATTGATTTTTATAGTAATTTACTGGGGCCAAAATAACAGACTATTCAGCCATCTGGTTTCAACAGATAATAAACACACAGCCATATCCGTAGTTCAGCTATTTCTGTTGCTTACATACTTTCATTTCATGAGTATGGGTCTTAGATTTAACGATGACCCGTCAGCTCTACTGATGCAATCGGTGTCCCTTGCGCTGGTGGGTTTCACCTCTATGTGGGGCTGGCATTATGCTGCGAACAAAAAAGACTTGATCGACAGCGATATGCCTAAAAACAACATCCCATATATGAAGGTTACGATTCTTCCTGAACCAATCGCAGCATGCATCTCCATCCCATTTGCCTTTGTGGGGCCAATTGCCTGGGAGATTTCATGGCTGTCATACCCGATTGTCGCTTACCTGATAAAAAAATATGTAAATGCACAGGTAGCAAAGGCTATGGATTCGACTCCTTAGCTATCTTCTTGGCAAGCCTACGCATTATCCTTTCATGCAGCTTCTCCATATAATCTTCTGGAAAGGACCAGACAGGACCGTAATCCTCACGCTTTAAACCTCGCTCACCAGGTTTAAGATTATATTTAAGGGTCATCAGAATATCACTGCTAACCTGCGGACTTTGCCTGAAATATGCGTGACCAATCCCACTAGCGGCGTCTGAATCGTTTGTCACATCCACTACGTTCAGCTTTGGATTACCTTCAAGAAATCTTTTAACGGTTAGAGTTATTTCATTACCCAGTTGGCCAAGTCTTGACCTGCTAAACACCCATCCAGAGAAAGCAAGAGCCTGATCATTCTCTGAAATATAAACAGTTATATCATCTACAATATCAAGTAGTCCCTCATTTATATTCGCTCCGAACATATCCGCATCCAAGTCACCGCCAAGGAGCATAACATGGCCAATCCGAAGTTTTTCTCCACCATGCCTGCGGGTAAGACTTAACTGCGACAAGCTCTTAACAACGATACGGGCTCCGACACTATACCCCAAAATGTGAATCCGTTCCGCGTCTGTATTCTCAGACAAAAAAGATATCAACCTTCGGAGCTGATAAGATGATATTTCTGCAGTTTCTAAATCGGCAAGGTAGGCCATGACGCGAGGAGTTGAAGGCCATGAGAAGGCTACAAAAGCTCCTTCGTACCCAAGAAAATGCCACAGTTCCGATGCCACTAAAATCGGATTATCAAAATCAACTTTGTACCCGTGCACATATATATAAACATCTTTACGAGACGAATTCGCAAGAGTTTCATTAATCCGCTTAGCAAATTGATCATCTTGAGCAGTTCGCCCGCTTTTCAAAACTTCCTCAGCATAGAATGAATTCAAACTTTTGTTGAATAAGCCATACTCTTGCACGTCTGTAACGCTAAGTGGATATTCTTCAGAACGATTTTTAAGCAGTGAAATTTCTCGAACTTCTTCAAAAGTATGCTCACCTTTTCCCATCATAATCCTAGCCTCTCCAAAACGCAGCACACCACCACGTTCTCCGCTATATTGGGTAGAATTGGCAACAGCAGGAGCACGGTTAGTCGCATAGAAAATCTCAGTGGGAGGAACAAGAACACCCTTGCTTATATTCAGAGCCTCTTCAATTTCGGGATTGTATATAGAAGGAGCAGGCATCAAATTTAGGGTAGAAGGGCCGCTGCTTGAACAGCCTGCAGCCAAGGAAAGCAGGACAAGCATCAATAACATATGAATATTATTTTTTTTTATTATCAGTGTGTACATGATAATAATCTAAATTTATAAAATCATTTTGTCCACTCGGTATGCTAAAAAAGTTTATGCAAACTTATTTTTAGCAGCCCTCATCTGTGGATTGAACACAACATAATGGCGTGATACTCTGACACATAAATAATTTTTAAATACTCCTCATTCTGCACACATGACATAATCAGTTTAAACCCATTAAATAATGAAAAATACCACAAGCAAAATATTAAAAATACTCCTTCTTGCCATAATTGCTATGACAATAGCTGGGTGCACTCCCAAAAAATGGACATGGGACAGCCATCTAAGTTCACCGGAATCCATGACCAAGGAAACAAAGTTCTTTCTGCAAAAAATAGTAATAGAAGGCATACCTTCTACAGTTACAGCACTGAAAATAACTCGGCCCGTAAATGGTGCTGTTTTCCCATCTGAAATTGCAGCCCCCCAAATAATCTGGAACGACGAAGACCCGGATTCCAGAAGCTGGTTCATTGCTTTTACTTTCGAAAACGGACGAGCTCCGATCTATGTATACAGTTCAACTACATCATATGAACCGAACCGCAACTTATGGGAAACAATTAAAACGAACTCAGTCAAAGCTCCCGCAACTATTTCTATATACGGATTCAAGAATAAAGATGGAAAACCAGTTGCAACCGCAGCCTCAAGTGTAAATATCAGAACATCCACAGACCCAGTTGACGGAGCCATTCTGTATAGACAGGTTCCACTCCCTTTTAAAGTAGGGGTTAAAACTTTTCGCAAGCTAAAATGGAGACTCGGAGATATTTCTTCATACAATGAGCCTCCTGTTATTTTGGAGAATCTGAACACCTGCGCAAACTGCCATCAGGGATCAAAAGACGGAAGCCTGATCAGTATGGAATTAAACTATAAGGGCGATAGCGGCGCTCAGTTTATCGCAAAAGTGAGTGAAAACATTTCACTTTCAGACAAAGATTTTATGACGTGGACTGATTATCCAAAATCCGTGGTCTTGCCGAAAACACGTGGACTCTTCGCTAGACTCTCGCCCTCCGGCAAATATATAGCCAGCACAGTTAACGAGATTTCATATTCTGCGGTGACTAATTCTGGCAAATACAGCCAGCTATTTTTCCCAACATATGGAATTCTGGCCTGTTACTCTACTGATACGAAGGAGATAAAAGCCCTGCCCGGTGCGGCAAGCCTCGACTACATACAAACTAACCCCGCATGGAGTCCGGACGAAAAAGCCATCACCTTTGCACGCTCAGAAACCATGAACAAATATCATGAAGATGTTTTCAAAATAAAAACTAGCTTCGAAAACAAGAACATTCATGAACTGAACGAACAATTTCCTGTTCAATATGATCTATATACAATCCCTTTCAATGCAGGAACTGGCGGGCAGGCAAAGCCGCTTAAAGGTGCTAGTAATAATGGAAAAAGCAATTACTTCCCAAGATACTCCCCAGATAGTAAATGGGTAGTATTTACACAAAGCAAAACAGGAATTATGCTTCAGCCTGACAGTGAATTATTTATAGTTCAAGCAAAAGGCGGAGTCCCCAGAAAAATGAACTGTAACCGCACATCCTTCAACTCCTGGCACAGCTTTTCGCCAAACGGGAAATGGATGATCTTCAGTTCCAAGGTAAATTCCGAATATACCGAAATTTTCATGACTCACATAGATGAGAACGGCACGGATAGTCCGCCTGTTCTTCTCTCGCGCTTCAGCAGCAATAAGTATGCGGCCAATCTTCCAGAATTTTTAAATATCAGGCCAGATGCGATTAAAAGTATACACGTTAGCAACCATAACTGATCAACCGCTTAACAAACGGGCAAATAATGAATAAATTAATCTCCTTAGCTTTTCTACTTATAGTCCTTCTTGTGGGCTGTACTTCATACTACCGTGACTCCCAATTTAACAAAGCGTATGGACCGGTTCAAGCCATAGACCGCAGGGTCACGGCTATCCCTCCAGGCGATATTTCCTTTTATAATGATGTACGACCTATTTTGGAAAGACGCTGCGACGTTTGCCACAGTTGCTACGATGCGCCGTGTCAGGTGAAGCTGACCAGTTTTGAGGGGATTGACCGTGGCGGTAGCAAAAGCATGGTCTACGCTTCTAGAGTTTTACGAACAACTCCAACACGGCTTTTTATTGATGCAGACTCAATTGGGGAATGGCGCCAACTGGAATTTCACCCAATCTTAAATGAACGCAATCAAACTCCAAAAGCTAATGTACAAAATTCACTAATCAGCCTTATGCTAGAGCTAAAAAAAGACCATCCTCAGCCCATTTCTGACCTTCTCCCATCAACCTTTGATATCGGGCTTGATAAAGAAGGAGCCTGCACTACAGCTGAAAATTTTGTTGACTACAAAGAGAAGTATCCATTGTGGGGAATGCCGTATGCACTTCCAGGACTAACCGCAGATGAGCACAAAGTTTTAACAGAATGGATAGAACAGGGAGCTAAAATAACCCCGCGCCCCGAACCAGCCCAAAAATCAGTTACTCTCATTACCGAGTGGGAAAATTATTTCAACAGAGATTCGCTTAAAGAGCAGCTTGTTTCCAGATATATTTATGAACATTTATTCATGGCGCATATCCATTTCAAAAGCTTAGGGGACCGTGAATTTTACCGCATGGTCAGATCCAGCACTCCGTCCGGTGAACCTATTATCGAATTAAATACTGACAGACCTTATGACGACCCCGGACCGATCAAATTTTACTACCGCTTAAGACCTGTTGTCAGCACTATTGTTGCAAAGAACCATACTGTTTATACAATTGATGAAACAACTATGGACAGGTACAATGAGCTATTTTTCGAAGCAAAATACAAAGTGACATCACTCCCCGGATACGAGGTCGGTTATGCTTCAAACCCCTTTAAAGTTTTCAGAGAAATTCCGGCTAAATCGCGCTATAAATTCATGCTCGACAACGCAAAATATACCATTGAAGGGTTCATTAAAGGGCCTGTTTGCCGTGGCCAGATTGCACTCAATGTAATAAATGACCATTTTTTCGTGTCATTTATTAACCCGGATAAAGTTACCGTCAGCGATGACACCGCTTTTTTAGACAGAGTTAGCGACAATCTAGCTCTGCCTACGTCCGTAGAAAGCACCATTAGACTCGTTTCACTCTGGTACGAATTCAACAGCAAGCAGCAAGAGTACCTAACCGCCAAAGAAGAGCACGAACAAGGAATTTTCCCTGACAATAAAGGCTGGGATCTCTCGTACATCTGGGATGGTGACGGACACAAAAACGACAACGCTCTACTAACCGTATTCAGGCACTTCGACAGCGCAAGTGTGGTGAAAGGATTTATTGGTGAGAACCCAAAAACAGGATGGGTCATCGATTATCCGATGCTTGAAAGAATACATTACTTACTGGTCGCAGGTTTTAACATCTTCGGAAATGTCGGCCATCAGTTGCAAACCCGCCTTTACATGGACTACCTGCGAATTGAGGGAGAAAATAATCTACTGAAATTCCTCCCACAAGATAAACGCATAGCAATCCGCAGCAATTGGTACCAAGACACCAAGGATGAATATCAAGAAGAATTTGAAATGGGTCTCCACGGCATGAAACTCGAAACCAACGTTGAATTCTCCACCGATAACCCTAAGATAGAATTTTTCAGCATGATGAAGAAGCATGTAAATATCCCCATAAAAGAGCACACATCCCTTGGTGGTTGCCCGGACGGAATATGTCCAGGCACGACCTCTAATCCTTTTGAACGGAAAGCAGACAAAGCCTTCTGGAAAATTGCGCAACTTCGTGGCAAGCAGGTGCAACTTGTTCCTGACGTATGCTTTGTTCATATAACCACTGGTAATGACAAAACAGACCTTATTTACACCGTCATTCGCAACAAGGCTCTTAGCAACAACTCGTTTCTACTTGATGAGGAACGCCGAAGAGTCATCGAAAATGACACCTTAACTGTTGTTAAAGGTTACATAGGAAGCTATCCGAATTCTTTTGTAAAAGTTGATATCGATGAAGTTGAAAGTTTTGCGGAGGAATTAGTGAAACTAAGAGACCCCATTGGATACTTCAACTTAGCTTCAAAATACGTGGCAAGAAGAACAAGCCCCGATTTCTGGACAGAATCCGACTGGCATAATCAAAACTTCTTAAAAGAAGATCCGGTAGAAGCAGGTCTTTTTGATCTTTACCGCTATCATCGTATTTCTGAAATGTTTGAAGTGGAATTTAAATGGTAAAAAAAGAGGCCCGAAATACATATACGTATTTCGGGCCCTTATTTTTATTTAAGAGATAAACTAAAGAATCTTATTCTATAGAGAACGGTTTCGAACACGAACTCTCCTTCGCAAACATATCCCAAACACAGCTATAAGAAACAGCCCTGCAATTTCAAAGGTGAACCCTGCATTTGAATTCAAGACACACCCTGAAGACGTGTCACTCTTTGTTCCTGCGCTAACAGGGTCAGTGATTTGTCCGGCAACTGGATTTTCATCATATGGCCCGTCATCTTTTATGACGAAGTGAATGTAGTACTGAGTGCCATAAACGAGACTATCCATTTGCATCAGATGATTCCCGGACGAATCAGTAACCCACCAGTAGCCGTCAGTATGACTGATTCCGGAAACAGCATACTTATATGCAAGTGTAGCACCGGAAGAATACAGCTTCAATAACTGCAATTCCGAAACAGTCCCCGTGGGTAATTTATCACAATCCATCATAAATGTAGCCACAGATCCCGCAGGGCTGACTGTTCCATTAAAGGAACAAACAGATGTGTGCGGAGTAAAGTCTTTGGTCGAATACTGTGCCGACAATTGCGCCGCGGTCAAAGTTTTACCTGTGAAGTTAGTAAGTTTCACAGTCACCCCAGCAGCCTGTGAGGTGCTTTCAAAGACAGACGTGTGCGGAGCCTCAGGCTCAATGCTGAATTTAAGATAAGCATTCGTGTCAACGGAAGTATCAAACTGTAAGAGGTTATTACCGAGTCTATCCTGCAACGCGAATCCATACCCTGAGGTATAGCCATCAAGTGCATCAGCGTAAGTATGGTAATTTGAAGAGTTAGTCTGAACCTTACTAAAAACAGTTCCATTTCCTGCAGGGGTATCAGCCAGCAGGAGTACAGAATTATCTACCATCCGTCCGCCCCACCACTCTGTGCTTGTGAGGTTTCCTATTGCGGTTCCTTTATATGTAACCTTACTGGCAGGAAATCCCCAACTCATTCCGGCAAGCAGATCACCTACAACCCGCCCAGAAAAATCGTTCACAATACCGGCAGTAGGAGTTCCACCACCAATCTTATAACTCGGATTATTCCCATATACGCCGGCAGCGTTATTCAAAGAATCCAGCGAAATGGTAATAACCATGTCTGTTCCGTTTCCAACTCCCTGCCCTTGCTGAACAGCCGGAACACAGGGTGCAGTTCCATTTCCTGAGTCTTTTTGCGGAGTCAAAGTCGCATTTCCGAAAGTATCAAAAGTAGCGATGTAAGAGAAACTCTGAGCCTGTGTAGCGTTACTGGCTGAAGGCTGATTTCCTGTCCCAACATAAGTTCCATTGAGATAAACAGGAGTCCCTTGAAGGGTAGAATTTAAATACCAAGACCAGTCATGATATAAAGGAGCCTGCATGCTAGGCGAGATTACGCGAACAGACTTTCCCGTGACTGGCAATCTGTTACCAAGAACACTTGTAGTGGCAACTCTATCCATAAGTACTGTACTAGTAATCTTAGTCAACTGCGGCGTATTTACACCACTTGTAGTCGCATTCACAGCTTCCATGGACATAGAAATGGATGCAAAGTCAATATATGAAAGGTCAGCAGTAATTGAGCTGGCATTCACATTTGCTTCAAAATATTGATAGCGGCGCGTAAAATTTGCGTCGCTAGGATTTGCTGGATTAGGCTGGTAACAATGACTGGGGACATCAAGTCCAGCCCCGCCTATCGTCACATATATACGCCCAGAAATGAACTCCGTAATTGAAACAGCAGGTGTGGAAGCTGGAGCGCTGCCACCAACGGAGGTTGGACTGGTCAAATCTGCCAAGGCGTATGCCCTGTTCGTCTGCAAACTATTATTAAGAGTCGTCGCATTATTATACGTCCCCGTAATAGAGCTTGCATTATTTACACAATTAAAAAACTGCACATAAGTGTCCGTAGCATTTAATGTCGAAGGTATTTCAAACACAATTGGAACAGGATCCATAGCAACTGCTGCATTCGCAGCATTCGTTGCAAAAGCTGAAAAAACAGACAAACAAACTATTAAAAGAATCCTTTTCATATCTGGCCCCTTGCGTTTTAAAGTCTACCTTTGAACGAAGTAACTAAGTATTTTTTAGTTAAATATATTTTTATTAATTCCTTATAAGTATTAACTATATTTTCATAATATTCCATACTAAAAAAATATGTATTTTAAACAGATCATTTTTACGAAAAGCCTCATATTTAAGGATACTTATAAAATACATACAAACTCTTTACGCAGCAACAAACTGTCGTAAAAAAAAATATCCTTATGCTAACAACCGCCCTCATACCGACATTGATCTTTTAAGACTTGAAAAGGACCGGATTGAATGCAATAAAACAGAGCACTTTGTAGTTATTATCAGAGACAACCTTGTCTATTGCCTCCTAAAACTACAAATAGAATCATATTATTTTGCCAAAAGAAGGAACACACAGCCTTCCATACAAGGAGCTTGAAAGTGAAATCTACAATTAAAGTCTTTACGTTTTTTGTTTTGCTAACCCTGCTAGCAACACCGGCATTCGCAGCTAAGAAAATTAAATGGAAGCTGGCCATGACATGGTCTACAACCCTTACCCCACTTTCTACAGCTCCAATTCAGTTATCCAAAATGGTCCGCGAGATGAGCGGCGGTAACTTTATTATCCGCGTTGAAGGTTCTGAAAAGCATAAAGCTCCGCTTGGCATCCTCGACATGGTTAAAGGTGGCCAGTATGACATGGGCCACAGCGCATCATACTACTGGAAAGGGAAAGACATCGGAACCGTATTTTTCTGCACAGTGCCTTTTGGCATGAATGTGGATGAGCAGTACGCTTGGCTATATTACGGCGGCGGCATGGAGCTTATGCAGGAAGCGTTTGATAAGTATAATGTACTTAGCTTTCCCGGTGGTAACACAGGCGTTCAGATGGGCGGCTGG
This window of the Maridesulfovibrio frigidus DSM 17176 genome carries:
- a CDS encoding fatty acid cis/trans isomerase; this encodes MNKLISLAFLLIVLLVGCTSYYRDSQFNKAYGPVQAIDRRVTAIPPGDISFYNDVRPILERRCDVCHSCYDAPCQVKLTSFEGIDRGGSKSMVYASRVLRTTPTRLFIDADSIGEWRQLEFHPILNERNQTPKANVQNSLISLMLELKKDHPQPISDLLPSTFDIGLDKEGACTTAENFVDYKEKYPLWGMPYALPGLTADEHKVLTEWIEQGAKITPRPEPAQKSVTLITEWENYFNRDSLKEQLVSRYIYEHLFMAHIHFKSLGDREFYRMVRSSTPSGEPIIELNTDRPYDDPGPIKFYYRLRPVVSTIVAKNHTVYTIDETTMDRYNELFFEAKYKVTSLPGYEVGYASNPFKVFREIPAKSRYKFMLDNAKYTIEGFIKGPVCRGQIALNVINDHFFVSFINPDKVTVSDDTAFLDRVSDNLALPTSVESTIRLVSLWYEFNSKQQEYLTAKEEHEQGIFPDNKGWDLSYIWDGDGHKNDNALLTVFRHFDSASVVKGFIGENPKTGWVIDYPMLERIHYLLVAGFNIFGNVGHQLQTRLYMDYLRIEGENNLLKFLPQDKRIAIRSNWYQDTKDEYQEEFEMGLHGMKLETNVEFSTDNPKIEFFSMMKKHVNIPIKEHTSLGGCPDGICPGTTSNPFERKADKAFWKIAQLRGKQVQLVPDVCFVHITTGNDKTDLIYTVIRNKALSNNSFLLDEERRRVIENDTLTVVKGYIGSYPNSFVKVDIDEVESFAEELVKLRDPIGYFNLASKYVARRTSPDFWTESDWHNQNFLKEDPVEAGLFDLYRYHRISEMFEVEFKW
- a CDS encoding beta-1,3-glucanase family protein, which translates into the protein MKRILLIVCLSVFSAFATNAANAAVAMDPVPIVFEIPSTLNATDTYVQFFNCVNNASSITGTYNNATTLNNSLQTNRAYALADLTSPTSVGGSAPASTPAVSITEFISGRIYVTIGGAGLDVPSHCYQPNPANPSDANFTRRYQYFEANVNASSITADLSYIDFASISMSMEAVNATTSGVNTPQLTKITSTVLMDRVATTSVLGNRLPVTGKSVRVISPSMQAPLYHDWSWYLNSTLQGTPVYLNGTYVGTGNQPSASNATQAQSFSYIATFDTFGNATLTPQKDSGNGTAPCVPAVQQGQGVGNGTDMVITISLDSLNNAAGVYGNNPSYKIGGGTPTAGIVNDFSGRVVGDLLAGMSWGFPASKVTYKGTAIGNLTSTEWWGGRMVDNSVLLLADTPAGNGTVFSKVQTNSSNYHTYADALDGYTSGYGFALQDRLGNNLLQFDTSVDTNAYLKFSIEPEAPHTSVFESTSQAAGVTVKLTNFTGKTLTAAQLSAQYSTKDFTPHTSVCSFNGTVSPAGSVATFMMDCDKLPTGTVSELQLLKLYSSGATLAYKYAVSGISHTDGYWWVTDSSGNHLMQMDSLVYGTQYYIHFVIKDDGPYDENPVAGQITDPVSAGTKSDTSSGCVLNSNAGFTFEIAGLFLIAVFGICLRRRVRVRNRSL